From one Dyella sp. 2HG41-7 genomic stretch:
- a CDS encoding ferrous iron transporter B: MSAGSLRIALVGNPNCGKTALFNQLTGGRQKVANYAGVTVERKEGRFTAPSGRVMQILDLPGTYSFDAASPDEQITRDVLEGNYPGEAAPDLIICVADATNLRLHLRFVLEVKRLGRPVVLALNMMDAARHRGIVIDVPKLQRRLGIPVVETIAVKRGGTRALVERVDGDLPDAPVALPDDPESRASLHDEVRQLLAETVAMPRATARIDDALDRWALHPVFGLLTLALVMFLVFQAVYASGKPMSDLIGQGFAWLGAHVATVLPEGPLQGLVVNGLFGGIGTVLGFLPVILVLFFFILMLEESGYLPRAAFLLDRLMVSVGLTGRSFIPLLSSFACAIPGIMGTRSITDPRDRLATILVAPLMTCSARLPVYALLIGAFIPTRRVLGIFNLQGVVLFALYVAGIAGAMAVGWVIKRVRRDKSEHALLMELPSYRLPRVRDVAIGLWERGAIFLKRLTGVILALTVLMWFISTFPAPPAGAIGPAINYSFAGYLGRFLQHIFAPLGFNWQISLSLIPAFAARETAVATLATVYAVSGDAAQGGLAHALTGNFSLATALSLLVWFAFAPQCMSTLAVIRRETNSWRNVAISFSYMFVVAYAASLITYQVARLFV; the protein is encoded by the coding sequence ATGAGCGCCGGTTCTTTGCGCATCGCCCTGGTCGGCAATCCCAATTGCGGCAAGACGGCGCTGTTCAATCAGCTGACGGGCGGCCGCCAGAAAGTGGCGAATTACGCCGGCGTGACCGTCGAACGCAAAGAAGGTCGATTCACCGCGCCGTCCGGCCGCGTGATGCAGATTTTGGATCTGCCCGGCACGTACAGTTTCGACGCCGCCAGCCCCGACGAGCAAATCACCCGCGACGTGCTGGAAGGCAACTATCCCGGCGAAGCGGCGCCCGATCTGATCATCTGCGTGGCCGATGCGACGAATTTGCGTTTGCATCTGCGCTTCGTACTGGAAGTGAAACGCCTCGGTCGTCCCGTGGTGCTTGCGTTGAACATGATGGACGCGGCGCGCCATCGCGGCATCGTTATCGATGTGCCGAAACTGCAGCGACGTCTCGGCATTCCGGTGGTGGAAACCATCGCGGTGAAACGCGGCGGCACGCGCGCCTTGGTCGAACGTGTCGACGGCGATTTGCCAGATGCGCCGGTCGCCTTGCCCGACGATCCCGAAAGCCGCGCCAGCTTGCACGATGAAGTGCGTCAGCTGCTGGCGGAAACGGTCGCCATGCCGCGCGCTACCGCGCGCATCGACGACGCGCTCGACCGCTGGGCGTTGCATCCGGTATTCGGCTTGCTGACCTTGGCCTTGGTGATGTTTCTCGTGTTCCAGGCGGTGTACGCCTCGGGCAAGCCGATGAGCGATCTGATCGGTCAAGGGTTCGCGTGGCTCGGCGCGCACGTGGCGACCGTGTTGCCGGAAGGTCCGCTGCAAGGTCTGGTGGTCAACGGTTTGTTCGGCGGCATCGGCACGGTGCTCGGATTTTTGCCCGTGATCCTGGTGTTGTTCTTCTTCATTCTGATGCTGGAAGAATCGGGTTACCTACCGCGCGCCGCGTTCCTGCTCGACCGATTGATGGTGTCGGTGGGATTGACCGGGCGTTCGTTTATTCCGTTGTTGTCGAGTTTCGCGTGCGCGATTCCCGGCATCATGGGTACGCGCAGCATCACCGATCCGCGCGATCGTCTCGCGACCATTCTCGTCGCGCCTTTGATGACGTGCTCGGCGCGCTTGCCGGTGTACGCATTGCTGATCGGCGCATTTATTCCGACGCGTCGCGTGTTGGGCATTTTCAATCTGCAAGGCGTGGTGTTGTTCGCCCTGTATGTGGCGGGCATCGCCGGCGCGATGGCGGTGGGCTGGGTCATCAAGCGCGTTCGCCGCGATAAGAGCGAACACGCGTTGCTAATGGAACTGCCTTCGTATCGCTTGCCCAGAGTGCGCGACGTCGCCATCGGTTTGTGGGAACGCGGCGCGATCTTTCTCAAGCGCCTCACGGGTGTGATTCTGGCGTTGACGGTGTTGATGTGGTTTATCTCCACCTTCCCGGCGCCGCCCGCAGGTGCGATCGGTCCGGCCATCAATTACAGCTTTGCCGGTTATCTCGGCAGATTCCTGCAGCACATCTTTGCGCCGTTGGGTTTTAACTGGCAGATCAGTTTGTCGCTGATTCCCGCGTTCGCCGCGCGCGAAACGGCGGTGGCGACGCTGGCGACCGTCTACGCGGTCAGTGGCGACGCGGCGCAGGGCGGTCTCGCGCATGCGCTGACCGGAAACTTCTCGCTGGCCACGGCGTTGTCGTTGCTGGTGTGGTTTGCGTTTGCGCCGCAATGCATGTCCACGCTGGCGGTGATTCGTCGCGAAACCAATTCGTGGCGCAATGTAGCGATCTCGTTCAGCTACATGTTTGTCGTGGCTTACGCGGCGTCGCTGATCACGTATCAAGTCGCGAGGTTGTTCGTGTGA
- a CDS encoding DUF6587 family protein translates to MSTSLLVQYVVIGLVVSISALVAFRKLAPQLTNRWLAAASIHFARPGHAAWVRSFGRHLQPKQATGNCSDGCSTCGACGPKPPASAHRDAVPLHFRPRQH, encoded by the coding sequence GTGAGCACGAGTTTGCTGGTTCAATACGTGGTGATCGGGCTGGTCGTGTCGATCAGCGCGTTGGTCGCGTTTCGCAAGCTGGCGCCGCAACTCACCAATCGTTGGCTTGCCGCGGCGTCGATTCATTTCGCCCGACCTGGGCACGCGGCATGGGTTCGTTCGTTCGGTCGCCATTTGCAGCCGAAACAAGCCACCGGCAATTGCAGCGACGGTTGCAGCACCTGCGGTGCGTGCGGCCCGAAACCGCCGGCCAGCGCGCATCGCGACGCCGTGCCGTTGCATTTCCGTCCGCGACAACACTGA
- a CDS encoding phospholipase D-like domain-containing protein, whose translation MKNHSERSNVAKTALSTALAVACAFGIASTASAQGTQTLVIEPDQGLTSIYSLINAAKSTLDMTMYELQDTTAQNDLCSAVARGVKVRVILDVNLEKSNNTAAYNQLHSCGASVVWAYTKYHATHQKTITIDAGTSNAQTAIMTLNLTSRYYSTSRDYAVIENDANDITAIESTFAKDYAHSTVTPPVGDDLVWSPTNAQTSLLNIINNAKYSLLVENEEMSDSAIVNALANACTNGVSVQIAMVNDNNDYASEFDTLTNAGCNVSTYPDTSTGFYIHAKAILADYGQTSAVAFVGSENFSSASLTENRELGLTTTNASIMQQLETTISNDYAGGTPW comes from the coding sequence ATGAAAAACCATAGTGAACGTTCTAACGTTGCGAAAACCGCTCTGTCTACCGCCTTGGCAGTCGCTTGTGCGTTCGGTATCGCCTCGACGGCAAGCGCGCAAGGCACGCAGACGCTGGTGATCGAGCCCGATCAAGGACTCACCTCGATCTACAGCCTGATCAACGCCGCCAAGTCGACGCTCGATATGACGATGTACGAGCTGCAGGACACTACCGCGCAGAACGACCTGTGCAGTGCCGTCGCTCGCGGCGTGAAGGTGCGCGTGATCCTGGACGTGAACCTGGAGAAGAGCAACAACACGGCCGCTTACAACCAGCTCCATAGCTGCGGCGCGAGCGTGGTGTGGGCGTACACGAAGTATCACGCCACGCATCAGAAAACGATCACCATCGACGCGGGCACGTCGAACGCGCAAACCGCGATCATGACCCTCAACCTGACGAGCCGTTACTACAGCACCAGCCGCGACTACGCGGTGATCGAAAACGATGCCAACGACATCACCGCTATCGAAAGCACGTTCGCCAAGGATTACGCACACAGCACGGTGACTCCGCCGGTCGGTGACGATCTGGTGTGGAGCCCTACCAATGCGCAGACGTCCTTGCTCAACATCATCAACAACGCTAAGTACAGTCTGTTGGTGGAAAACGAGGAGATGAGCGACAGCGCCATCGTCAATGCCTTGGCGAACGCCTGCACAAACGGCGTGAGCGTGCAGATCGCCATGGTCAACGACAACAACGATTACGCCAGCGAATTCGACACGCTGACCAACGCTGGCTGCAACGTGAGCACGTATCCCGACACCAGCACGGGTTTCTATATTCACGCTAAGGCGATCTTGGCCGACTATGGCCAGACGTCAGCCGTGGCGTTCGTAGGTTCGGAAAATTTCTCCAGCGCATCATTGACGGAGAATCGCGAACTCGGTTTGACCACAACCAACGCAAGCATCATGCAACAGCTCGAAACGACCATCAGCAACGACTACGCGGGCGGTACGCCCTGGTAA
- a CDS encoding molecular chaperone HscC: MIVGIDLGTTHSLIGYYSEEGPKLFRNALGDTLTPSVVSVADDGHMLVGAAAQDRLISHPQASVAAFKRWMGTARETQLGPRVFRPEELSALVLRSLLADAEAALGEKVREAVISVPAYFSDAQRKATRAAGELAGIRVERLINEPTAAALAYGLQERKEGSRFLIFDLGGGTFDVSVLEMFEGVVEVHASAGDNYLGGEDFLDALQTACLGDLKLRGDDFSPVERGLLRRKLELAKRTLSQQLEVRIEGLIGKHDIAWHIDQERFAHLADPLLQRMRMPLERALRDAHLRPEQLDEIVLVGGASRMPLISRLIARMFGKLPLRHVNPDEAIAFGACVAAGLKSRNAKLDEVILTDVCPYTLGIDVSQRGEQGHVQHGIFSPVIQRNSVVPISRESSYYPISERQTKLTLQIYQGENPMVENNIKLGELDIPLNPTLSIQQNEVMVRFTYDINGVLQVEATPKISGFRHEIVLQQNPGMLSDDDIRTRLAALSELKIHPRSKQENIALLARAERLFEEHLSARDVLQQWITHFRQILETQDHRLIQEHRQNFSGALDSLETQL, encoded by the coding sequence ATGATCGTTGGCATCGATCTCGGTACCACGCATTCGCTAATCGGCTATTACAGCGAAGAAGGTCCGAAACTTTTCCGCAATGCGCTGGGCGACACTTTGACTCCGTCCGTCGTCAGCGTCGCTGACGACGGCCATATGCTAGTCGGCGCCGCCGCGCAAGATCGGTTGATCAGCCACCCCCAAGCCAGCGTCGCCGCGTTCAAGCGGTGGATGGGCACGGCGCGCGAAACGCAGTTGGGTCCGCGCGTATTCCGTCCGGAGGAGCTTTCCGCGCTCGTATTGCGTTCGTTGCTGGCCGACGCCGAAGCCGCATTGGGGGAGAAAGTCCGGGAAGCGGTGATCAGCGTGCCCGCCTATTTCTCCGACGCGCAACGCAAAGCCACGCGCGCGGCAGGCGAACTGGCCGGCATCCGGGTCGAGCGCCTGATCAACGAACCCACGGCAGCGGCACTCGCGTACGGATTGCAGGAACGCAAGGAAGGCAGCCGTTTTCTTATCTTCGATCTCGGCGGCGGCACGTTCGACGTGTCGGTGCTTGAAATGTTCGAGGGTGTGGTCGAAGTGCACGCCAGTGCCGGCGACAATTATCTCGGCGGCGAAGATTTTCTCGACGCCTTGCAAACGGCCTGCCTCGGCGATCTGAAATTGCGCGGCGACGATTTTTCACCCGTCGAGCGAGGCTTGCTGCGTCGCAAGCTGGAGCTTGCCAAGCGCACGCTGAGCCAACAGCTGGAAGTCCGCATCGAAGGTCTAATCGGCAAGCACGATATTGCGTGGCACATCGATCAAGAACGCTTTGCGCACTTGGCCGATCCGCTGCTGCAACGCATGCGCATGCCGCTGGAACGGGCTCTTCGCGATGCGCATTTGCGGCCCGAGCAGCTCGACGAAATCGTACTGGTCGGCGGCGCGAGCCGCATGCCGCTGATTTCCAGATTGATCGCACGCATGTTCGGCAAGTTGCCGTTGCGCCATGTCAATCCCGACGAAGCCATCGCGTTTGGCGCCTGCGTTGCTGCCGGCTTGAAGAGTCGCAATGCGAAGCTGGACGAAGTGATCCTTACCGATGTTTGCCCTTACACGTTAGGCATCGACGTAAGCCAACGCGGCGAGCAAGGGCATGTACAGCACGGGATCTTTTCGCCGGTCATTCAGCGCAACAGTGTGGTGCCGATCAGTCGGGAAAGCAGCTATTACCCGATAAGCGAACGACAAACCAAACTGACGTTGCAGATTTATCAGGGCGAAAACCCGATGGTGGAAAACAATATCAAGCTCGGCGAGCTGGATATTCCGTTGAATCCAACATTGTCCATCCAGCAAAACGAAGTCATGGTTCGCTTCACGTACGACATCAATGGCGTGCTGCAAGTGGAGGCCACACCCAAGATCAGCGGCTTTCGTCATGAGATCGTATTGCAGCAGAACCCCGGCATGCTTAGCGACGATGACATTCGCACGCGCTTGGCTGCATTGTCGGAACTGAAAATCCATCCGCGTTCGAAACAGGAAAACATCGCCCTGCTAGCCCGCGCCGAGCGTTTGTTCGAAGAGCATCTTTCGGCTCGGGATGTGCTCCAGCAATGGATCACGCATTTTCGGCAAATACTGGAAACGCAGGACCATCGCCTGATCCAGGAGCACCGCCAAAATTTCAGCGGCGCATTGGATTCGCTGGAGACCCAGCTTTGA
- a CDS encoding carboxyl transferase domain-containing protein, whose protein sequence is MSALLSQIDPRSPEFQASSTQLRTLVDDLHQQLSRTAEGGGAKAREKHTARGKLLPRERIRALLDPGSPFLELSPLAAHGMYDDAAPAAGIITGIGRVHGKEVVVVANDATVKGGTYFPMTVKKHLRAQEVALENRLPCIYLVDSGGAFLPMQDEVFPDKEHFGRIFYNQARMSGLGIPQIAVVMGSCTAGGAYVPAMSDETIIVREQGTIFLGGPPLVKAATGEVVDAEALGGADVHTSTSGVADHFAENDTHALSIARDIVASLNRTKPMPLAVQPPAEPRYAAEELYGVIPQDTRRPFDIREVIARIVDGSEFHEFKARYGKTLVCGFAHIHGYPVGIVANNGILFSESALKGAHFIELCNQRNVPLVFLQNITGFMVGKKYENAGIAKDGAKMVTAVACSHVPKFTVVIGGSFGAGNYAMCGRAYGARFLWMWPNARISVMGGEQAASVLATVKRDGMEAAGQSWSAESEEAFKAPIRDQYERQGHPYYASARLWDDGIIDPADTRRVLGLAISASLNAPIEPQRYGVFRM, encoded by the coding sequence ATGAGCGCTCTCCTCTCGCAAATCGATCCCCGCTCGCCCGAGTTTCAGGCAAGCAGCACGCAACTGCGCACCCTGGTCGACGACCTGCATCAGCAACTGTCGCGCACCGCGGAAGGTGGCGGCGCCAAGGCGCGCGAAAAGCACACCGCGCGCGGCAAGCTGCTGCCGCGCGAACGTATTCGCGCACTGCTCGATCCCGGCTCGCCGTTTCTGGAGCTTTCGCCGCTTGCGGCGCACGGCATGTATGACGATGCGGCGCCCGCCGCCGGCATCATCACCGGTATCGGCCGCGTGCATGGCAAGGAAGTGGTGGTGGTCGCCAACGACGCGACCGTCAAGGGCGGCACCTATTTCCCGATGACGGTGAAGAAGCATTTGCGCGCCCAGGAAGTGGCGTTGGAAAACCGCCTGCCCTGCATCTATCTGGTGGATTCCGGCGGCGCCTTCTTGCCCATGCAGGACGAGGTGTTTCCGGACAAGGAACATTTCGGCCGCATCTTCTACAACCAGGCGCGCATGTCGGGATTGGGCATTCCGCAGATCGCCGTAGTGATGGGTTCGTGCACCGCCGGCGGCGCGTATGTGCCGGCAATGAGCGACGAAACCATCATCGTGCGCGAACAAGGCACGATCTTCCTCGGTGGTCCGCCGCTGGTGAAAGCGGCCACCGGCGAAGTGGTAGACGCCGAAGCGCTCGGCGGCGCGGACGTACACACCTCCACCTCGGGCGTGGCCGATCATTTCGCCGAGAACGACACCCATGCGCTGTCGATCGCGCGCGATATCGTTGCCAGCCTCAATCGCACCAAACCTATGCCGCTTGCCGTGCAGCCGCCGGCGGAACCGCGTTACGCGGCGGAAGAACTCTATGGCGTGATCCCGCAGGACACGCGCCGTCCGTTCGATATCCGCGAAGTGATCGCGCGTATCGTCGACGGCTCCGAATTCCACGAATTCAAAGCGCGCTACGGCAAAACGCTGGTGTGCGGGTTCGCGCACATCCACGGCTACCCCGTCGGCATCGTCGCCAACAATGGCATTCTGTTTTCCGAGTCCGCGCTCAAGGGCGCGCACTTTATCGAGCTTTGCAATCAGCGCAACGTGCCGCTGGTATTTCTGCAGAACATCACCGGCTTCATGGTCGGCAAGAAATACGAGAACGCCGGCATTGCGAAAGACGGCGCGAAGATGGTGACCGCCGTCGCGTGTTCGCACGTACCGAAATTCACCGTCGTGATCGGCGGTAGCTTCGGCGCCGGCAACTATGCAATGTGCGGCCGCGCTTACGGCGCACGTTTCTTGTGGATGTGGCCCAACGCGCGCATCAGCGTCATGGGCGGCGAACAAGCTGCAAGCGTGCTGGCGACGGTGAAACGCGACGGCATGGAAGCGGCCGGTCAAAGCTGGAGCGCGGAAAGCGAAGAAGCGTTCAAGGCGCCGATTCGCGATCAATACGAACGCCAGGGCCACCCCTACTACGCTAGCGCGCGCCTGTGGGACGACGGCATTATCGATCCGGCCGACACGCGCCGCGTGTTGGGGCTCGCGATCTCCGCGTCATTGAATGCGCCGATCGAACCGCAGCGTTACGGCGTATTCCGCATGTAG
- a CDS encoding acetyl-CoA C-acyltransferase has translation MSDVSVVIAGAKRTAIGSFLGQFTGVPTPTLGATAIRAALEQSGLDAKDVGEVIMGCVLPANLGQAPARQATLQAGLPAGTGCTTINKVCGSGMKAIMLGHDLIKAGSAAVVVAGGMESMTNAPHMVNARGGLRYGDAKLVDHMAWDGLTNPYDGKAMGVFGELCADKYHFTREEQDAFAIESVKRSQAAQQSGAFADEIAPVTVAGKKGDVQVDTDEQPGRSDIGKIPSLRPAFRKENGTITAASSSSISDGAAAVILLSADDAKARGVKPLARIVAHATHSQEPEWFTTAPVSAISKVLDKAGWKVADVDLFEVNEAFAVVAMAPMRELGIPHDKLNVNGGACALGHPIGASGARLVVTLLNALKTRGLRRGVASLCIGGGEATAIAVERLD, from the coding sequence ATGTCGGACGTCAGCGTTGTTATTGCAGGTGCCAAGCGCACCGCCATCGGTTCCTTTCTCGGCCAGTTCACCGGCGTACCAACCCCTACACTCGGCGCGACCGCTATCCGTGCGGCGCTGGAGCAATCGGGCCTCGATGCCAAGGATGTCGGCGAAGTGATCATGGGCTGCGTGCTGCCGGCCAACCTCGGCCAGGCGCCTGCGCGTCAGGCGACGCTGCAGGCCGGGCTTCCCGCTGGCACCGGTTGCACCACCATCAACAAGGTCTGCGGTTCGGGCATGAAAGCCATCATGCTTGGGCACGACTTGATCAAAGCCGGTTCGGCCGCCGTGGTGGTGGCGGGCGGCATGGAGTCGATGACCAACGCTCCGCACATGGTCAACGCGCGCGGCGGCCTTCGCTATGGCGACGCCAAGCTTGTCGATCACATGGCGTGGGACGGTCTTACCAATCCGTATGACGGCAAGGCGATGGGCGTGTTCGGCGAACTGTGCGCCGACAAGTACCACTTCACCCGCGAGGAACAAGATGCTTTCGCCATCGAATCGGTAAAGCGTTCCCAAGCTGCGCAGCAGTCGGGCGCGTTCGCCGACGAAATCGCGCCGGTCACCGTCGCCGGCAAAAAGGGCGACGTGCAGGTCGATACCGACGAGCAGCCCGGCCGTTCCGACATCGGCAAAATCCCCTCGTTGCGTCCGGCTTTCCGCAAGGAAAACGGCACCATCACCGCGGCAAGTTCGTCGAGCATTTCCGACGGTGCGGCGGCAGTCATCCTGCTGTCGGCCGACGACGCCAAGGCGCGTGGGGTAAAACCGCTCGCACGCATCGTGGCCCATGCCACGCATTCGCAAGAACCGGAATGGTTCACCACCGCGCCGGTTAGCGCGATCAGCAAGGTGCTCGACAAGGCCGGCTGGAAGGTTGCCGACGTGGACTTGTTCGAAGTCAACGAAGCCTTCGCCGTGGTGGCCATGGCGCCGATGCGCGAACTGGGCATTCCGCACGACAAGCTCAACGTCAACGGCGGCGCCTGCGCACTCGGCCATCCGATCGGCGCGAGCGGCGCACGCTTGGTGGTGACCTTGCTCAACGCATTGAAAACGCGCGGTTTGCGTCGCGGAGTTGCCTCGCTTTGCATCGGCGGCGGCGAAGCGACCGCCATCGCCGTGGAGCGTTTGGACTAA